One segment of Luteolibacter rhizosphaerae DNA contains the following:
- a CDS encoding LysM peptidoglycan-binding domain-containing protein gives MQSRWLYLPAAFLFAVLTSCSNTGGSTAGNPGGTGPFDARGNYVEAWADSPSKWRSGSQQIVEAQPDRPAADVPVVPPTVLAANETPQPVATRTTTVYRPKTTSTTVSNTRPKPKAASTASSSRPKQKAVVVKPKVKPKAVAKAKPKSTRHTVRSGDSLYAIAKRYGTTASAVQKANGLKGTTIRPGQSLSIPK, from the coding sequence ATGCAGTCGCGTTGGCTTTACCTCCCCGCCGCCTTCCTTTTCGCGGTCCTGACCTCGTGCTCGAATACCGGGGGGTCCACGGCGGGCAATCCCGGCGGCACCGGTCCTTTCGATGCCCGCGGGAACTACGTGGAAGCTTGGGCGGACAGCCCCTCGAAATGGCGTTCGGGTTCGCAGCAGATCGTCGAGGCCCAGCCGGACCGTCCCGCCGCCGATGTGCCGGTGGTGCCTCCCACCGTCCTCGCCGCGAACGAGACACCCCAGCCGGTTGCCACCCGGACAACCACGGTTTATCGCCCGAAGACCACTTCCACGACCGTTTCCAATACGCGGCCGAAGCCGAAAGCTGCCAGCACCGCTTCCTCCTCCAGGCCCAAGCAAAAGGCCGTGGTGGTGAAGCCCAAGGTGAAGCCGAAAGCCGTCGCCAAGGCCAAGCCGAAGTCGACCCGCCACACCGTGCGCTCCGGGGACAGCCTTTACGCGATCGCCAAGCGTTACGGCACGACCGCCAGCGCGGTGCAGAAGGCGAATGGCCTGAAGGGCACCACCATCCGTCCCGGTCAATCGCTCTCGATCCCGAAGTAA
- the lgt gene encoding prolipoprotein diacylglyceryl transferase — MFATYVHDLSPVLVRFTDQIQLRWYGLAYLAAFVVGAWLLNVLSKRKLWVLPPGSAGDFIAATAIFGVFVGGRLGYVLFYYVPKHGWSWVTEDPLLVLKVWEGGMASHGGILGLFIFTWFYARKKKVTWRGLGDGLCVVSPLGLLFGRMANFINGELYGRPAEGVAWAMKFPRALVEQGGPEGESSKFVEAMQAAADASPVVAQAYERWEQSPRGAVDDNILFEQMLAVQRVDPAVSKAIEPFLLPRHPSQLYEGLLEGVALFAILWFVRTRYPNLPIGVLTGLFFVFYALFRIFAEQFREPDSAMIGIFTRGQFLSLFMIVVGLGFILAPKFMKPRAQATA, encoded by the coding sequence GTGTTTGCCACCTACGTGCACGACCTGAGCCCGGTGCTGGTCCGGTTCACCGATCAGATTCAACTACGCTGGTACGGGCTGGCCTACCTCGCCGCCTTCGTGGTGGGGGCCTGGCTGCTGAATGTCCTGTCCAAGCGGAAGCTGTGGGTGCTGCCGCCGGGCTCGGCGGGAGATTTCATCGCGGCGACGGCGATTTTCGGCGTTTTCGTGGGCGGTCGACTCGGCTATGTCCTCTTCTACTACGTGCCGAAGCATGGGTGGAGCTGGGTGACGGAGGATCCGCTGCTGGTGCTGAAGGTCTGGGAAGGCGGGATGGCGAGCCACGGGGGGATCCTGGGCCTGTTCATCTTCACCTGGTTCTACGCCCGCAAGAAGAAGGTGACCTGGCGAGGCCTGGGCGACGGGCTCTGCGTGGTATCACCACTGGGTCTGCTCTTCGGGCGGATGGCGAATTTCATCAACGGTGAACTCTACGGACGCCCGGCGGAAGGCGTGGCATGGGCCATGAAGTTTCCCCGCGCGCTGGTCGAGCAGGGCGGACCGGAGGGCGAGTCCTCGAAATTCGTCGAGGCGATGCAAGCCGCGGCCGATGCCTCCCCGGTGGTGGCGCAGGCCTACGAGCGCTGGGAGCAATCTCCCCGCGGAGCGGTGGACGACAACATCCTCTTCGAGCAGATGCTGGCGGTGCAGCGGGTGGATCCTGCGGTTTCAAAGGCGATCGAGCCCTTCCTGCTGCCACGCCACCCCTCCCAGCTCTACGAGGGCCTGCTGGAAGGAGTCGCCCTTTTCGCCATCCTCTGGTTCGTGCGCACCCGCTACCCGAACCTGCCGATCGGGGTGCTGACCGGGCTCTTCTTTGTCTTCTACGCCCTGTTCCGGATCTTCGCCGAGCAGTTCCGCGAGCCGGACTCCGCGATGATCGGGATTTTCACGCGTGGTCAGTTCCTCTCGCTGTTCATGATCGTGGTGGGACTGGGCTTCATTCTCGCGCCGAAGTTCATGAAGCCGCGGGCCCAAGCAACGGCCTGA
- a CDS encoding argininosuccinate synthase: protein MKIVVAYSGGLDTSVLLLWLKEKYNAEIIAYCADVGQGDELDGLEQKALTTGASKCFIGDLKEDFAANYIFPMIQAGAIYEGRYLLGTSIARPCIAKGMLDVALAEGADAIAHGATGKGNDQVRFELSAASLAPNVKCIAPWRDASFRAQFPGRTEMIAYADAHNIPIKASMKKPYSMDRNLLHISFEAGMLEDPWYDATTPADREMYVLSVAPEDAPDTPEYVEILFDKGNAVGIKHDNLDAIIAELGDVKITGQQDGYILLTPYGVMRVLNLLGGRNGVGRVDIVENRFVGMKSRGVYETPGGTILLAAHRDLEALTVDREAMFIRDGLIPKYAQLVYNGFWFAPEREAIQALVTHTQQTVSGEVRVKLYKGNVMNAGRKSPHSLYSEAVATMEGGQDSAYNQDDATGFIALNALRLKASARQVK from the coding sequence ATGAAAATCGTCGTCGCATACTCCGGGGGTCTAGATACTTCCGTGCTGCTTCTCTGGCTCAAGGAGAAGTACAACGCTGAAATTATCGCTTATTGTGCCGATGTCGGCCAAGGCGACGAATTGGATGGCCTGGAGCAGAAGGCCCTGACCACCGGTGCCTCGAAGTGCTTTATCGGCGATCTGAAGGAGGACTTCGCCGCGAACTATATCTTCCCGATGATCCAAGCCGGTGCGATCTACGAGGGCCGCTACCTCCTGGGAACCTCGATCGCCCGCCCCTGCATCGCGAAGGGCATGCTGGATGTCGCGCTGGCCGAGGGCGCGGATGCCATCGCTCACGGCGCCACCGGCAAGGGCAACGATCAGGTCCGCTTCGAGCTCTCCGCCGCCTCTCTGGCACCGAATGTGAAGTGCATCGCTCCGTGGCGTGACGCCTCCTTCCGTGCCCAGTTCCCGGGCCGCACCGAGATGATCGCCTACGCGGACGCTCACAATATCCCGATCAAGGCTTCCATGAAGAAGCCCTACTCGATGGACCGCAATCTTCTCCACATCTCCTTTGAAGCCGGAATGCTTGAGGATCCGTGGTACGACGCCACCACCCCGGCGGACCGTGAGATGTACGTCCTTTCCGTGGCTCCGGAAGACGCTCCGGATACACCGGAATACGTGGAGATCCTTTTCGACAAGGGCAATGCAGTCGGCATCAAGCACGATAACCTTGATGCGATCATCGCCGAGCTCGGCGATGTGAAGATCACCGGCCAGCAGGACGGTTACATCTTGCTCACCCCTTACGGCGTGATGCGCGTGTTGAACCTGCTCGGCGGCCGCAATGGTGTCGGTCGGGTGGACATCGTCGAGAATCGCTTCGTCGGCATGAAGTCCCGTGGTGTCTATGAAACCCCGGGCGGCACCATCTTGCTCGCGGCTCACCGCGACTTGGAAGCGCTCACCGTGGACCGCGAGGCCATGTTTATCCGCGATGGCCTGATCCCGAAATACGCCCAGCTCGTCTACAATGGCTTCTGGTTCGCTCCGGAGCGCGAGGCGATCCAAGCTCTCGTCACCCACACGCAGCAGACCGTCTCCGGTGAAGTGCGTGTGAAGCTCTACAAGGGCAATGTGATGAACGCCGGTCGCAAGAGCCCGCACAGTCTCTATTCCGAAGCCGTGGCCACCATGGAGGGCGGCCAGGACTCCGCCTACAATCAGGATGATGCCACCGGCTTCATCGCCCTGAACGCCCTGCGCTTGAAGGCCAGCGCGCGTCAGGTGAAGTGA
- a CDS encoding class I SAM-dependent methyltransferase, translating to MKLLREKCRDLFAGRDLLEISCGTAWWTECCAETARHITATDINPEVLEIAAAKEWKHIVPDFKIADSMDLPDFGRGFDAGFAGFWWSHVPLRRLPDFLTEFHARLLPGSRVAFIDNRYVEGSSTPISRHDANGDTWQIRQLADGSHHEILKNFPTEAELRGVLAPLANELEIHSSDYFWIAVYRTPFA from the coding sequence CTGAAGCTTCTCCGCGAGAAATGCCGCGACCTCTTCGCAGGGCGCGATCTGTTGGAGATCTCCTGCGGCACCGCTTGGTGGACCGAATGCTGCGCCGAAACGGCCCGCCACATCACCGCGACCGACATCAATCCCGAGGTCTTGGAAATCGCAGCGGCGAAGGAATGGAAGCACATCGTCCCGGATTTCAAGATCGCGGACTCAATGGACCTGCCCGATTTCGGCCGGGGCTTCGATGCGGGCTTCGCCGGCTTCTGGTGGTCACATGTTCCGCTCCGGAGACTGCCGGACTTCCTAACTGAATTTCATGCGCGGCTGCTTCCCGGTTCACGCGTGGCATTCATCGACAACCGTTATGTCGAGGGCAGCAGCACGCCGATCAGCCGCCACGACGCGAACGGCGATACCTGGCAAATACGGCAACTGGCCGATGGCAGCCACCATGAGATCCTGAAGAACTTCCCAACGGAGGCAGAACTCCGCGGCGTGCTCGCACCGCTGGCAAACGAGCTGGAGATTCACTCCAGCGACTACTTTTGGATCGCGGTCTACCGGACGCCGTTCGCCTGA
- a CDS encoding TonB-dependent receptor, with the protein MPTTFDKAQELNLDPGIYGTFAEIGAGQETANWFFRASGSAGMVAKSISAYDMTMSDAIYGKCSRYVSRERLRQMLDHEFGILQERLGPTRSESTTFFSFCNTVRARGYQDTGECHGWLGLRFQLKPGDPPSDIFVHIRLLDATNAEQAEALGIVGVNLIHAAFRHRGHLGLFVNSLVENLRPYRVELDMLKFHGHGYGFFDNRLCSLALVEAGLTEAAMFLPDGEVVQAAEALYKRPILLLRGSFDPVSLLHLQMLERSREVFSDSLAEGESERTIELCEITMANLLRGKTVDHVDFIDRCDALQALGKTVLVSRYPEFHRIAGYLSRYTQRPVGIVLSIGLLNELFKAKWAENLAGGLLESFGRLFKNQVTLYVYPWRNRKTGEMVDAKSFIPPEDCRSLYRYFLETGRVRPVPAGNEELMRYTGRDIRSMIGDGDEGWKDLVPKVAHRAAMHLHP; encoded by the coding sequence ATGCCCACCACTTTTGACAAGGCACAGGAACTGAATCTCGATCCCGGGATCTACGGCACCTTCGCCGAGATCGGTGCGGGACAGGAAACCGCGAACTGGTTCTTCCGTGCCTCCGGCTCGGCAGGCATGGTGGCCAAGAGCATCTCCGCCTACGACATGACGATGAGCGATGCCATCTATGGCAAGTGCTCGCGCTATGTTTCCCGCGAGCGCCTGCGCCAGATGCTCGATCACGAGTTCGGCATCCTGCAGGAACGGCTGGGGCCGACGCGCTCGGAGAGCACCACCTTCTTCTCCTTCTGCAACACCGTCCGCGCCCGCGGCTATCAGGATACCGGCGAATGCCACGGCTGGCTCGGCCTGCGCTTCCAGCTCAAGCCGGGTGATCCACCCTCCGATATCTTCGTCCACATCCGCTTGCTTGATGCGACCAATGCGGAGCAGGCGGAAGCACTGGGCATCGTGGGCGTGAACCTGATCCACGCCGCCTTCCGCCACCGCGGTCACCTCGGCCTCTTCGTAAACTCGCTGGTGGAGAACCTGCGTCCTTACCGGGTGGAGTTGGACATGCTGAAATTCCACGGCCATGGCTACGGCTTCTTCGACAACCGGCTGTGCTCGCTGGCACTGGTGGAAGCAGGCCTGACCGAAGCGGCGATGTTCCTGCCGGACGGCGAGGTGGTGCAGGCGGCGGAAGCGCTCTACAAGCGGCCGATTCTCCTGCTGCGCGGCAGCTTCGATCCGGTGAGCCTGCTGCATCTCCAGATGCTCGAGCGCTCCCGCGAGGTCTTCAGCGATTCGCTCGCCGAGGGCGAGAGCGAGCGCACGATCGAACTCTGCGAGATCACGATGGCGAACTTGCTGCGCGGCAAGACCGTGGACCATGTCGATTTCATCGACCGCTGTGATGCACTGCAGGCCCTGGGGAAGACCGTGCTGGTTTCACGCTATCCGGAGTTCCACCGCATCGCCGGCTATCTCAGCCGCTACACCCAGCGTCCAGTGGGGATCGTGCTGAGCATCGGCCTGCTCAACGAACTCTTCAAAGCGAAGTGGGCGGAGAACCTCGCCGGCGGTCTGCTCGAATCGTTCGGGCGCCTATTCAAGAACCAGGTCACGCTCTACGTCTATCCATGGCGGAATCGCAAGACGGGCGAGATGGTGGATGCCAAGAGCTTCATCCCGCCGGAAGATTGCCGGAGCCTCTACCGCTACTTCCTGGAAACCGGACGCGTGCGTCCCGTGCCCGCCGGCAACGAGGAACTCATGCGCTACACCGGTCGCGATATCCGGTCGATGATCGGGGATGGCGACGAGGGCTGGAAGGATCTCGTGCCGAAGGTGGCGCACCGTGCCGCCATGCACCTCCACCCTTAA
- a CDS encoding BRcat domain-containing protein — translation MAEIATPNRRWNSFVCPTCRFIFRVAQDHDGRGVVCPGCRVMLRLPAEDAQPGPLMLEREDEHDHEEAEEAASESTGSHLTTMAIAGGTALVALGIFAWWMMPERSATGNASPGAEIPAIVVETPVAPAANTKTDLAEIDAVTRSFLEAESIEELKPWIREAEATFPKIAPWLGDEPYRAPGFRDLGADIKFFTRDKLNAVTVPVRTRNRQAQVTLVKEAAGWRVDWESWAGWSEMSWEEFRSAKPTEPKLFRVKVFTADYYNFGFKDELEWRSYRLDSADGEDSLTGYVERGGDIDVRTDPREVTDGKRMLVRLKFPAESPADNQVLVDSIVAEDWLDSSSAPDP, via the coding sequence GTGGCGGAAATCGCAACTCCGAACCGGCGCTGGAACAGCTTCGTCTGCCCGACCTGCCGCTTTATCTTCCGCGTGGCACAGGATCACGACGGGCGGGGAGTGGTATGCCCGGGCTGCCGGGTGATGCTGCGCCTCCCGGCGGAGGATGCCCAACCCGGTCCGCTGATGCTGGAGCGGGAGGACGAGCACGATCACGAAGAGGCCGAGGAGGCGGCGAGCGAAAGCACGGGCAGCCATCTGACCACGATGGCCATCGCGGGCGGTACGGCCTTGGTCGCGCTGGGTATCTTCGCTTGGTGGATGATGCCTGAGCGCAGTGCCACCGGAAATGCCTCCCCGGGTGCGGAGATCCCCGCGATCGTCGTCGAAACCCCTGTCGCACCTGCCGCGAACACGAAGACGGATCTCGCCGAGATCGATGCCGTCACCAGAAGCTTTCTCGAAGCGGAAAGCATCGAGGAGTTGAAACCTTGGATCCGTGAGGCCGAGGCGACCTTTCCAAAAATTGCTCCCTGGCTGGGCGATGAGCCCTACCGTGCTCCGGGCTTCCGGGACTTGGGTGCCGACATCAAGTTCTTCACCCGCGACAAGCTGAACGCGGTCACCGTTCCGGTTCGCACCAGGAATCGCCAAGCCCAGGTGACGCTGGTCAAGGAGGCCGCCGGCTGGCGCGTGGACTGGGAGAGCTGGGCCGGCTGGTCGGAGATGAGTTGGGAGGAATTCCGCAGCGCGAAGCCGACCGAGCCGAAGCTCTTCCGAGTGAAGGTTTTCACGGCCGATTACTACAACTTCGGATTCAAGGACGAGCTGGAGTGGCGTTCCTACCGCCTCGACTCGGCGGACGGAGAAGACTCCCTGACCGGCTATGTAGAGCGGGGTGGCGACATCGACGTCCGGACGGACCCGCGCGAGGTGACGGACGGCAAGCGCATGCTGGTGAGGCTGAAGTTTCCCGCCGAGTCCCCTGCCGACAACCAAGTGCTCGTGGACAGCATTGTGGCGGAAGATTGGCTCGATAGCAGCTCTGCGCCGGATCCCTGA
- a CDS encoding serine hydrolase domain-containing protein — protein MSPSALGELLAIFEENFRSRGELGASVSVWWRGEEILSHGQGWCEKERQRPWTTQTLVPVYSATKGPSAATLLLVLDERGMGPETPVREVWPGFPLAEASFAHLLSHQCGLAALDQKAQIWDHAEVIAAVEAQAPAWRPGQGHGYHPRTFGALVEEPVRRLTGRRLGEVWREKIAAPLGLEFWIGLPESEWPRVARLYPGKAAAEDMQGGFYREFNAPGSLVRRAFDSPRGLRSVQDMNDPAAWSAGLAAMGSVGTASALAKFYQAAIGAIESPLTENVRRALAQVRISGDDKVLIQPTAFSCGCQLDPLDAAGTKLRQLYGPSTRAFGHPGAGGSHALGDPDSGISFAYVMNQMELSVLPGRKSVAMVDALFGD, from the coding sequence GTGTCCCCGTCAGCGCTCGGTGAATTGCTCGCCATCTTCGAGGAGAACTTCCGCAGCCGCGGTGAGCTCGGTGCCTCGGTCAGCGTCTGGTGGCGTGGCGAGGAGATTCTTTCCCACGGGCAAGGCTGGTGCGAAAAGGAGCGGCAACGCCCATGGACGACGCAGACCTTGGTGCCGGTCTATTCCGCGACGAAGGGGCCGTCCGCGGCGACCTTGCTTCTGGTTCTCGATGAACGCGGCATGGGGCCGGAGACTCCCGTGCGCGAGGTTTGGCCCGGCTTCCCGCTGGCAGAGGCAAGCTTCGCCCACCTGCTCTCGCACCAATGCGGGCTCGCGGCCCTCGATCAAAAGGCGCAGATCTGGGATCACGCGGAGGTAATTGCCGCCGTCGAGGCGCAAGCCCCGGCATGGCGGCCAGGTCAGGGACACGGCTATCACCCTCGGACCTTCGGCGCCTTGGTGGAGGAACCGGTACGTCGTCTCACCGGCCGCAGGCTGGGCGAGGTCTGGCGCGAGAAAATCGCCGCACCGCTCGGGCTGGAATTCTGGATCGGCCTTCCGGAGAGCGAGTGGCCCCGCGTTGCCCGTCTCTATCCCGGCAAGGCTGCGGCGGAGGATATGCAGGGCGGCTTCTACCGGGAGTTCAATGCACCGGGCAGCCTCGTCCGCCGCGCCTTCGATTCCCCGCGCGGCCTCCGCTCCGTTCAGGACATGAACGACCCCGCGGCATGGTCCGCCGGTCTCGCCGCCATGGGCAGCGTCGGCACCGCCTCCGCGCTGGCCAAGTTCTACCAAGCCGCGATCGGCGCCATCGAGAGTCCGCTCACGGAGAATGTCCGCCGCGCCCTCGCGCAAGTCCGCATCAGCGGGGATGACAAGGTGCTGATCCAACCCACCGCCTTCTCCTGCGGCTGTCAGCTCGATCCGCTTGATGCCGCCGGCACGAAGCTCCGCCAGCTCTACGGTCCCTCCACCCGGGCCTTCGGTCATCCCGGTGCCGGCGGCAGCCACGCCCTCGGTGATCCGGATAGCGGCATCAGCTTCGCCTACGTGATGAACCAGATGGAACTCAGCGTCCTCCCCGGCAGGAAAAGTGTCGCCATGGTCGACGCCCTGTTCGGGGATTGA
- a CDS encoding glutaredoxin family protein, translating into MSKPQPEITAYLKTFCGWSEGVRAIMRKYDLQFEEKDIIKNPAFRWEMEQRSGQGLSPCVVVNGEMLADVSGDEVEAYLIKNGLLEGSDAEADAPTNSACSDEQHAAMARGELPKIPGKIRFLD; encoded by the coding sequence ATGAGCAAGCCCCAACCGGAAATCACCGCTTACCTGAAGACCTTCTGCGGCTGGAGCGAAGGCGTGCGCGCGATCATGCGGAAGTATGACCTTCAGTTCGAGGAGAAGGACATCATCAAGAATCCGGCCTTTCGCTGGGAGATGGAGCAGCGCAGCGGCCAAGGCCTTTCTCCCTGCGTGGTGGTGAACGGCGAGATGCTGGCGGATGTCTCCGGCGACGAGGTGGAAGCTTATCTGATCAAGAACGGCCTGCTGGAAGGCAGCGATGCGGAAGCCGATGCGCCGACCAATTCCGCCTGCAGCGACGAGCAGCACGCGGCGATGGCTCGTGGGGAGCTGCCGAAGATCCCGGGGAAAATCCGCTTCCTGGATTAA
- a CDS encoding RibD family protein: MTRPRISLNFAISADGKISSVAKRPSGWTSADDHARLLQLREGADALLVGRGTLEADRMTLKAPGDPLRCVVSRSGNFDPAHPLFHTPGGAIHLLATNGPAPAIPGTTAHRGSLADFLTTLSTLGVQRLHCEGGGELARELATLDALDEIHLTWAGHTLFGGRSAPTISGVPAEFLPASREYELVHFDPRPQTGECFLSYRRQR, from the coding sequence ATGACCCGCCCACGCATCAGCCTCAACTTCGCCATCTCCGCCGATGGCAAGATCTCCTCCGTGGCCAAGCGCCCCTCCGGCTGGACCTCCGCGGACGATCACGCCCGCCTGCTCCAACTCCGCGAAGGCGCCGATGCCCTCCTCGTCGGACGCGGCACCCTGGAGGCCGATCGCATGACCCTGAAGGCCCCCGGCGATCCCCTCCGCTGCGTCGTCTCCCGCAGTGGCAACTTCGATCCCGCCCATCCGCTCTTCCACACCCCCGGCGGCGCGATCCACCTCCTCGCCACGAACGGCCCGGCCCCCGCCATCCCCGGCACCACCGCCCACCGCGGCAGCCTCGCCGATTTCCTCACCACGCTCTCCACCCTCGGCGTCCAGCGCCTCCATTGCGAAGGGGGAGGGGAGCTCGCCCGCGAACTCGCCACGCTCGATGCCCTCGATGAGATCCACCTCACCTGGGCCGGCCACACCCTTTTCGGCGGCCGCAGCGCCCCCACCATCAGCGGCGTCCCTGCAGAATTCCTGCCCGCCTCCCGCGAATACGAACTCGTCCACTTCGATCCGCGACCTCAGACCGGCGAGTGCTTCCTCAGCTATCGGCGCCAGCGCTGA
- the lpxB gene encoding lipid-A-disaccharide synthase, with product MAVALYVIAGELSGDAHGAGMLRALRSMHPNLEIHGAGGPEMRAVAGPGLKDWVEDAAVMGLWEVLKRYGWFKQRFAEMLAEVKALKPKILVLIDYPGFNLRFAAAVKEALPETKIIYYISPQVWAWNKGRLPKMAQLLDEMLCLFPFEKPIFEGAGLPTTFVGHPLVDELEEEREGGGRESDLVALLPGSREREVARLFPMMLEAARRLHLKRPETRFEACGASAKLTARMRELVENAKMQDQVTVREGGAHELMQRAECGVVASGTATLEAAYFGLPYCLVYKVAWPTYLAAKALVKIEHIGLINILAGHKVVEEFIQSEADPLHVEQALGRFLDDIPHREETRQKLLATASKLGGPGAHLRAASAISRWVRKVGSEGK from the coding sequence ATGGCCGTGGCGCTGTATGTCATCGCAGGAGAACTGAGCGGCGATGCCCACGGAGCGGGGATGTTGCGCGCGCTGCGCTCGATGCACCCGAATCTGGAGATCCACGGGGCGGGAGGTCCGGAGATGCGCGCGGTGGCGGGCCCGGGGCTGAAGGATTGGGTGGAGGATGCGGCGGTGATGGGCCTGTGGGAGGTGCTGAAGCGCTATGGCTGGTTCAAGCAGCGCTTCGCGGAGATGCTGGCGGAGGTGAAGGCGCTGAAGCCGAAGATCCTGGTGCTGATCGATTACCCGGGATTCAACCTGCGCTTCGCCGCGGCGGTGAAGGAGGCGCTGCCGGAGACGAAGATCATTTACTACATCAGCCCGCAGGTGTGGGCCTGGAACAAGGGGCGGCTGCCGAAGATGGCGCAGCTGCTGGACGAGATGCTCTGTCTCTTCCCCTTCGAGAAGCCGATCTTCGAGGGTGCGGGGCTGCCGACGACCTTCGTGGGGCACCCGCTGGTGGACGAGTTGGAGGAGGAACGCGAGGGCGGCGGCCGCGAGAGCGATCTGGTGGCCCTGCTGCCCGGCAGCCGCGAGCGCGAGGTGGCCCGGCTTTTCCCGATGATGCTGGAAGCGGCCCGGCGCCTGCACTTGAAGCGCCCGGAAACCCGATTCGAGGCCTGCGGGGCCTCGGCGAAGCTGACGGCGCGGATGCGGGAGCTGGTGGAGAACGCGAAAATGCAGGATCAGGTGACGGTCCGGGAGGGGGGCGCGCACGAGCTGATGCAGCGTGCGGAGTGCGGCGTGGTGGCCAGCGGTACCGCTACCCTGGAAGCGGCTTACTTCGGGCTGCCCTACTGCTTGGTTTACAAGGTCGCCTGGCCTACCTACTTGGCAGCCAAGGCCTTGGTGAAGATCGAGCACATCGGCCTGATCAACATTCTGGCAGGCCACAAGGTGGTGGAGGAATTCATCCAATCCGAGGCGGATCCGCTGCATGTGGAGCAGGCGCTGGGGAGATTCTTGGACGACATCCCGCACCGGGAGGAGACGCGGCAGAAGCTGCTGGCGACGGCCTCGAAGCTGGGCGGGCCGGGGGCGCATCTGCGGGCGGCATCGGCGATCTCGCGCTGGGTGAGGAAGGTGGGAAGCGAGGGCAAATAG
- a CDS encoding tetratricopeptide repeat protein, whose product MSEDSHDAPRPLAEISHGPSAFEAFLDRNTKGLIVGAVLLAVVGGAVIVYRGMQEAAAQAAGADLSKAVTVAELQAVTKDHPKSPAAGSAQILLAEKQWADGDQDGAIETLRGFISTYPEHPALPSAKASLATRLLQQGKSGDAQPLFRELADSGRKYIAPYALIQLGDLAKKEGKLDEAEAAYKQVEEKFGGNPTENPFADTAAKHLKLVSFKMPAEIEAPAPPPAPAPAPGAPGAALTPDKIEMPAELEGNPLGNILSEGGPAVPPAPVEEEPAKPETPPQAPEAPPAPPAEQPQPETPPAKPEGTPPAGE is encoded by the coding sequence ATGTCAGAAGATTCCCACGACGCCCCGCGCCCGCTTGCTGAAATTTCGCACGGGCCCTCCGCCTTCGAGGCCTTCCTCGATAGGAATACCAAGGGACTGATTGTCGGTGCCGTGCTGCTCGCCGTCGTCGGCGGTGCCGTCATCGTCTACCGAGGCATGCAGGAAGCCGCCGCGCAGGCCGCCGGTGCCGATCTCTCGAAGGCCGTCACCGTCGCCGAGCTCCAGGCCGTTACCAAGGATCACCCGAAGAGTCCGGCCGCCGGCAGCGCCCAGATCCTCCTCGCCGAGAAGCAGTGGGCCGATGGCGACCAGGACGGCGCGATCGAAACCCTCCGCGGCTTCATCTCCACCTACCCGGAGCACCCCGCGCTGCCTTCCGCCAAGGCCAGCCTCGCCACCCGCCTGCTCCAGCAGGGCAAGTCCGGCGATGCCCAACCGCTCTTCCGCGAGCTCGCCGATTCCGGCCGCAAGTACATCGCCCCCTACGCCCTCATCCAGCTCGGCGATCTCGCCAAGAAGGAAGGCAAGCTCGACGAAGCCGAGGCCGCCTACAAGCAGGTCGAGGAGAAGTTCGGCGGCAATCCCACCGAGAATCCCTTCGCCGATACCGCCGCCAAGCACCTGAAGCTCGTCAGCTTCAAGATGCCCGCCGAGATCGAGGCACCCGCCCCGCCGCCGGCCCCCGCGCCCGCCCCCGGTGCTCCCGGCGCCGCGCTCACCCCGGATAAGATCGAGATGCCCGCCGAACTCGAGGGCAACCCGCTCGGCAATATCCTCAGCGAAGGCGGCCCCGCCGTCCCGCCCGCCCCGGTGGAGGAAGAGCCCGCCAAGCCCGAGACCCCGCCGCAGGCCCCGGAGGCTCCTCCCGCCCCGCCCGCAGAGCAACCGCAGCCGGAGACCCCGCCTGCCAAGCCCGAGGGCACCCCGCCCGCAGGCGAGTGA